The Cloacibacillus sp. An23 genome includes a window with the following:
- a CDS encoding helix-turn-helix domain-containing protein: MAVEKKYISTAEAVRMTGLSQGHISKMCRNGKIPGAILIGNSYAIPLEWADAAVRLKETTVSINEAAELAGVTRGAIMLAAKEGRLVKIQHRITRDSLARYIERRIG, translated from the coding sequence GTGGCTGTAGAAAAAAAATATATATCCACGGCGGAAGCTGTACGAATGACTGGGCTGTCTCAGGGGCACATCTCGAAGATGTGTCGGAACGGGAAAATCCCTGGCGCTATATTGATAGGTAACTCTTACGCCATCCCACTGGAATGGGCTGATGCCGCCGTCAGGCTGAAAGAGACGACCGTCTCAATAAACGAAGCCGCGGAGCTTGCCGGAGTAACACGAGGGGCAATAATGCTCGCTGCCAAAGAGGGGCGGCTTGTAAAAATACAGCATAGGATAACTAGAGATTCGTTGGCCAGATACATAGAACGAAGGATAGGATAA
- a CDS encoding site-specific integrase: protein MNLTDKEIKAIKPVNKPKYKSDGNGLYIYVSPIKVGGRVSYHYKWMYRYTSPVTGQQVWYKGKIGDYPNVSLKEARQIRGELARSSDPNAELERKKKEVILERIKSFEDVFDIWYEYWRKTVAPTTEEKIMSRYNCHIKTSKNNKKLICDITTLDISTDLNKLSAPSAEKVKGIYNMVFTFAINEGYGIDREGKTIINPVPKGTLLSHRTYTEKKHPGITDKEKLPNLIKNIYGYSGNPIVRGALIFLLHCATRSSEMRHIKWRDIDWENKIITVQNTKNKHSLKVPMSCQVEDMLNELKVIRGNSLKIDDYIFHKRGDFKTPISNVTTNAALQLMGYDTHKEHTTHGFRTTFSTFAHEMWDSKYGREIIEKQLDHVVGTGVARIYDESEHLECRRALLQDWSNFLDEIGYSKKAVA from the coding sequence ATGAATTTGACAGACAAGGAAATAAAAGCGATAAAACCAGTGAACAAACCGAAATATAAAAGTGACGGTAATGGACTGTATATTTATGTTTCCCCTATTAAAGTAGGTGGAAGGGTTTCGTACCACTATAAGTGGATGTATCGTTATACAAGCCCTGTTACAGGACAACAAGTTTGGTATAAAGGGAAGATTGGTGATTATCCTAATGTGTCCTTAAAAGAAGCAAGGCAAATAAGGGGAGAATTGGCTAGGAGTAGTGACCCTAATGCGGAATTGGAAAGGAAAAAAAAAGAGGTAATTTTAGAACGTATAAAGTCATTTGAAGATGTTTTTGATATATGGTATGAATATTGGCGCAAAACTGTAGCACCAACTACAGAAGAAAAAATCATGTCCCGATATAACTGCCACATAAAGACCAGTAAAAACAATAAAAAGCTAATATGTGACATAACCACTTTAGATATTTCAACAGATTTAAACAAGCTAAGTGCCCCTAGTGCCGAAAAGGTCAAGGGAATATACAATATGGTTTTTACGTTTGCTATCAATGAGGGGTATGGTATAGATAGAGAGGGAAAGACTATTATTAATCCAGTGCCCAAAGGAACACTGCTTTCACATCGTACATATACAGAAAAGAAGCACCCTGGTATCACAGATAAAGAAAAGTTGCCTAATCTCATAAAAAATATCTATGGCTATAGTGGTAATCCTATTGTTAGAGGGGCGTTGATTTTTCTTTTGCATTGTGCAACGAGGAGTAGTGAGATGCGTCATATCAAGTGGAGGGATATAGATTGGGAAAATAAGATAATTACAGTACAAAATACAAAAAACAAACATAGTTTGAAAGTTCCTATGAGCTGTCAAGTTGAAGATATGCTTAACGAACTGAAAGTCATTAGGGGCAATTCTCTGAAAATTGATGATTATATTTTTCATAAACGTGGAGATTTTAAGACACCAATAAGCAATGTAACGACAAATGCGGCTTTACAGTTGATGGGATACGATACACATAAAGAGCATACTACTCATGGCTTTAGAACGACATTCTCAACGTTTGCTCATGAAATGTGGGATTCAAAATATGGGCGTGAAATTATAGAGAAACAGTTAGACCACGTAGTTGGAACAGGTGTTGCTCGAATATATGACGAATCGGAACATTTGGAATGTCGAAGGGCGTTATTACAAGATTGGAGTAATTTTCTTGATGAGATAGGATATAGTAAAAAAGCAGTTGCTTAA
- a CDS encoding NUDIX hydrolase translates to MPSKIWGLPKGIHEDGEDYLAAALRELKEETDIDADADKMIEVGRFQYKADKDLYVYLYIVDDELPVTCVSTFLDKDGMRKPENDGYKYVTAAEMGMYMNTKMYRSIGRIIAEYQDRGVIR, encoded by the coding sequence GTGCCAAGCAAAATATGGGGGCTTCCGAAAGGCATTCATGAAGACGGCGAAGACTATCTCGCCGCGGCCTTGAGGGAATTGAAAGAAGAAACCGACATCGACGCCGATGCGGATAAAATGATTGAGGTAGGCAGATTCCAATATAAAGCAGACAAAGACCTGTATGTCTATCTCTACATCGTAGACGACGAACTTCCCGTGACATGCGTATCAACGTTTCTTGATAAAGACGGCATGAGGAAGCCGGAGAACGACGGCTACAAATACGTCACGGCTGCTGAGATGGGCATGTATATGAATACGAAGATGTACAGGTCTATAGGCAGAATAATAGCTGAATATCAGGACAGAGGCGTAATCCGATAG